The following is a genomic window from Malus sylvestris chromosome 7, drMalSylv7.2, whole genome shotgun sequence.
TATATTATATGTCTTCATAAGAAAAACCAAATACTTATGATGACTTCAATTGGCTACTTCTGAAGTGGTCATATATGTGAGAAGCCTACCTACAGAAGATGTTTGTTTCACAGTTTCACTTAATACTTGTATCTAGAAAGGCTCTTATGTGCATAAGGTTTGAATGAAGTGCTTCTGTGCGCAGTCACTCAATTTTTACACTCTTATGATCATTAATATAAGATTACTCATCAGATCTCTGTAATTCTCCGTTGCAGCTTATGTGTATAAGGCCATTGATGCTCTGCCTATAACAGCACATCCAATGACCCAGTTCACCACTGGTGTCATGGCCCTCCAGGTTGGTATATGGGCTACTTAGGGTTGCATTatactcatatttcagttattCTCCGTTTGCCCTTTTGCCATAATCATGGTTGGTCAAAATCAGATTTAGTATTCTGTGTTCATACATTTAGTTTTGGTTCTTGGTTAGCCAAATTGTCTTCAGCAGAACCCTCACGCTTCTAGGTAACTGTGAAATGGAAGCTGGGGCATTTCTTTTAGGCTTTTCCCTTAGCCAAGGGTGTATTTGCATAAGCGAATAACTTGATATTTTGCAATTGTAATACATCATCGATTATTATAATGTACGCATGTATTTCTCATTAATATCCTCTTGAGTCTTGATTACTTGATTTCACACATTCAACTGTGAAGTGTTATGATTATCAGCATCAATTCCTGGAtgttttgttttagtgtttgtATAAATAGAGGAGAAATTGCTGTGCATTATGTAAGATTGATATGGAGAACTACTACTTATATGTAAGAGAACTTAGTGCCAAGTCCCCAGGTTTTCTCTTCATAATCTCATATGCTTCTAGCATTCCTTTTTGTATTCAACTTTTTCTGAATATGTTTAATGCGAGATTTCATTTCTGTTGTAAATTTTTCATAATTACTTTCTGAGATAAAACTTCATATTCCTGAGTTTACTATGCAATTTTTTATCTATCACAATAAGTTTGAGTTACATACGAACAAGTAATTAGATGAAGTCATTGCTTGGGTATGGTCAGTTTTGCATTACAGTTATCAATTAGGATTTATCACAAAAGTATGATACATGCTACTTCTGTGGTGAATACCGCATGTTGTCTTTCATCTTCGTGATTGTTGATCTAGAGCTAAGGAGGCTAATTTTTCTGAATGACTGTTCTTTGTTGGAGCATTCAATCGGCTTCAGTGTTTCTTTTGGGTTTAGTGACAGTATTTCTTTGTAAAAGAACGAAATGTTCTCCACGTGAATGAAACAATTAAGTATTTCATTAAAAGGCTGGCAGTACTCATTTACCCGATTTGCTGAGTATCTCTAGCATATGCAACTAAATTTCCCATTGTTTAATACTGCTTTCAGGTAGACAGTGAATTCCAGAAGGCATATGAAAAGGGGATACATAAATCAAAGTAAGtttgcttttatttttcttttcaaccccTGTCTTCCATTACTTTTTAGACCTGTTAATATAAGTTATTTTTAGGTACTGGGAGCCAACTTTTGAGGATTCACTTAGCTTGATTGCACAAGTGCCAGTAGTAGCTGCCTATATTTATCGAAGGTTGGTAAAGCATATTACATCTTTCTCATAGTTATATGTTTGAATGTTTGACCTTGTGTTCtttctagaaagaaaaaaaagttttaacatTGTGATCAGATCGGAAGCCAGCAATCCAATGCTAATCCAGAAAAATTTGGGAATCAACTATTAGTTCCAATTTGGGATTATTGGAATTTGTCAGAAGTTTCAGAATCGGTTTTATCTCGGAATTTTTGGAACATAATCCGGATCTCCTACAGTTTGCAAgactttgaaaattttcaaacttttatgTATCTACACTTCAATATTTATTTTCCGAATATGTGCTTGTAGGATGTTAGGTGAGTGTATGACATAAAATCATAATGGACAAGAAAAAATAGTACGTATGATTATACTCTTCATTTTTAATATACAATAGGTGagtgtataatatatatataacaataaACATGATAAAATAAGAATACGCATGGTTTTTTTTATAGTACCAAGTTTAAGAAATGTCGGAATTTCAGTTTGGATGGGTACATTCCAATTGCCATCCAAATCTTTCAGAAATTTTCAGAATCGGAAATGTTCGGACTCGGAACAGAAATTTTCAGTTTGGATTAGAATTTCCAATCCAATTGCACCCCTTGTGCATGTTTTAGAACAGCATTTAATCTAAACCtgtgaaacttttgtgtaaAAAGTTGTTTCTTATGTACGATATTGTCAACTGACTGATGAGCAATGGCATTATTTCTCTTCTTCCTCGTGGTTTGAAGAATTTTCAAGGATGGAAAAGTAAGACCTGTTAATGATACTCTGGATTATGGTGCAAATTTTTCACGCATGCTGGGTTTTGACGATCCCATAGTGCATGAGCTCATGAGGCTTTATGTCACCATCCATAGGTTTGTATAAACTTCTCTTTCAAGGACAGTGAATGATATATTCTTTTGGTTTCAAGTTATATGACATTTTTTAAGTAATAATGCATTGTAGTGATCATGAAGGTGGGAATGTCAGTGCTCACACCGGCCACTTAGTAAGCTAcccaatttttgttcttttttcccTTGTTATTTTCTTATACTTTGGTAATGAGGACTCCTGTTAACATCATTTCGTcttgaaaaatgtaaatcatGTGATGATTTGATCGATAACTTGATATCTATTCCAATTTGGATGTTGATGTATATGTTCTTTAATGTTACATTGTGAATACAGGTTGCTAGTGCACTTTCAGATCCGTATCTTTCATTTGCAGCTGCTTTAAACGGCTTGGCTGGCCCACTCCATGGTTTGGCTAATCAGGTAATATTTTTTCTCTTGTTTGGTTTTTTCCATCTGTTTATTCTAATAAAAGCTTGAACTATATTTTGTATATCTAAAAAAGTTATTGATGTATAGAAAGGGTGCATGTTGAAATGATGCATTCTCTTTTCCTCATACCGCACTGTTTTATTGCAGGAAGTATTGCTTTGGATAAAGTCTGTGGTTGATGAAGTTGGAGAGAATGTAACTACAAAGCAGTTGAAAGATTATGTCTGGAAAACATTAAAAAGTGGGAAGGTAATGGCATTGACTTTTACCTAAATAGTCTATTTAAATATGGCCCATGTTCAGTTTATTCTCTTCTTGTAGTAAACATGCACGGTTGATCCTTTGCTCacgaatttattattatttttgtatggATCTAGTAACTAATTAGCAATGTGCATCTTTGCTCATGGACATTTTTCTGCCAGAAAATTGGCCAAACCATTCAATCTTTGTCAGAACTCACATACTGAACTTAGAACTGTCAACagataaataaaatatgtagtaatcaGTGCCGGTCTTGAGATTTTTGAGGCCTGGGGCAATACCAGAAAAAGTGCCCTAGTATAACTCCAcataagaaacaaaattcaattgttttagTGTTCATATTTGTGCATGCCGATGTAacttttctttgataaaatgataGCAGGGTGTGAGGGATTATGCTAAGCAACAAGATGGTTTAGCCATAATTTGGTATCTAACTTATCATTTaaaagaatcaaacctaagacctcctacttataagtgaagaaaaaaTAGATTTCACATCTAAGCTATAACATTACACGTTAGTTTGTAATTAGATAAGGGTACACAAATATTTCACAAGCAAAAGTCAATTAAAGTATGACAggtgtttttgtataaaacttATAGTTATGAGAATAATTTTCTGATTTACTGTCTCTTGGGGCCTCATAAGAATTGTCATATTTTTCTATCtctaatttttaatgttttatatATAATGTTATAAACAATGAatgaaccaaaaaaattattgaaaaaccaAATACCACATATAtgttatttaaaaatataactCATTTGTTCTTGGGTAAGAAATAAAAGTAACACTAAACCTTAACATTATATTGAAACAGAACATCATTGCTAAAAAGAAAAAGGCCCTCAGTTTGATCTGAACCTGGGTggctattattattattattattatttgccaAAGGGTGGTAATTAATTGAAAAGGAATTTGTAAAAACCACTTTTGTCAAAGGCACGTATAGAAATATAGCTACTTATTTAAACCAAAGATGaaataattcataaaaaaaaaaggggccaGTTTTGAGATTCTAACCCGTGTTCCTTTCCATTGCAAGAAATCAGTGAAACACTGCTGCAAATAACAAATTATGACAAATACTccagttttatatttttatatgctTACTGGACATAACATTATAACAatacacaacaacaacaacaacaacaaagccttttcccactaagtggggtcggctatatgaatcctagaacgccattgcgctcggttttgtgtcatgtcctccgttaaatccaagtactcaagtcttttcttagggtctcttccaaagttttcctagatcttcctctaccccttcggccctaaacctctgtcccgtagtcacattttcgaaccggagcgtcagtaggccttctttgcacatgtccaaaccaccggaatcgattttctctcatatttccttcaattttggctactcctactttacctcggatatcctcattcccaatcttatcctttatcgtgtgcccatacatcccacacatcccacgaagcatcctcatctccgctacacccattttgtgtacgtgttgatgcttcaccgcccaacattctgtgccatacaacatcgctggccttattgccgtcctataaaattttcccttgagcttcagtggcctacgacggtcacacaacacgccggatgcactcttacacttcatccatccagcttgtattctatggttgagatctccatctaattctccgttctcttgcaagatagatcctaggtagcgaaaacggtcactttttgtgatcttcgctagattgctccggttattagtgtggataagtatataaatggatagagataggaaagcaaacacaagatgtacgtggttcacccagattggctacgtccacggaatagaggagttctcattaattgtgaagggtttacacaagtacataggttcaagctctcctttagtgagtacaagtgaatgatttagtacaaatgacattaggaaatattgtaggagaatgatctcgtaaccatgaaacttctaagtaccggagtgtggtatcgtcttgacttgccttatctgtctcataggtagatgtgacatcttctctggaagtactcttcctccatccaggggtggtatctgtaactggtggagatgcacaaggtaatgtatcaatttcacttgaagcttacttgtagtttcaggcttggttaagcgcgatacaaaccatgtagtaggagtcccccaagtcgccgggctaggggatctgctgaaagaggtgacagacaaggtaagcaatcagagctccggctgattgttcacattctccctatcttgcaggcagcatgaaggataaagagaagaaaaatgagaagagatgatatgggatacttttgcttttgaagaagtaactttccacaggcttattcttgaaccgggctggagggttttctggtttcctccaagagtataaggccgactgaagaatttgagggtcaaaacaagtccatcaaatctagagtaggttcgaccctgctgatatgagatacttttgcttttgacagagtagtggatgtattggcacgtgtgctgttacgcttgtctccacatgcttccttgtatccttctcacttaccctatctgttcctcaggcagatgcggtatcttccctggaagcaatgttgaagatgagtactcgagagcaatgccaggtaagtaatcaggtaaggggttccaggcagtcagttcctggctggaagcttgattccaagtgctgacggattgatctctttctccttgtcttgcaggtaagaacaaggccaaaggaaaagacagggaaaaagcatgatatgggatactcttgcttttaaccctgatgatatgagatattcttgctctagtatagcttgtttacagaggtattatcggggggaaagaaagctgaatattttgaaagactttgttgggagtgccctctcagataagagaaagggttgagcatttttgcaggtctgcctgtccgttagggatggaggtcgacatatataggagtctccctaacatcaagtaataatgctattcctttaccctgcttggtcatagcatagtagtgggagctgccagcttcacatgttttaactctgtcagagcactttgaaaaagtggtctgtggtatctggaaagctgatgttgcgtgtgaagattacagacaagctttatccaaggagatccagctcttgaagttgggaaagtggtgcctcttcggttttcgaacaagcaatcctgtcggggatctagctctcgagattcggagaacgatgcctcttcgatttttgagaaagcaatcctgctgggggtctggctctcgagattcagagcgcggtgtctcttcgatttttgagaaagtaatcatgttgggagtctggctctcgagattcggagggcggtgcctcttcgattttggagcaagcaatcttgttgggagtgttttctcgaatgtgagtaaaggttgggcatgtttgctagtctaccttgccacgaagcacagaggttgacacacagggactttccaattatccagcagtggtactgttcctttaccctctcttcgatttttgagaaagtaatcatgttgggagtctggctctcgagattcggagggcggtgcctcttcgattttggagcaagcaatcttgttgggagtgttttctcgaatgtgagtaaaggttgggcatgtttgctagtctaccttgccacgaagcacaaaggttgacacacagggactttccaattatccagcaatggtactgttcctttaccctctcttcgatttttgagaaagtaatcatgttgggagtctggctctcgagattcggagggcggtgcctcttcgattttggagcaagcaatcttgttgggagtgttttctcgaatgtgagtaaaggttgggcatgtttgctagtctaccttgccacaaagcacagaggttgacacacccggactttccaattatccagcagtggtactgttcttttacccttgtgggtaataatatggtagctagaccttcaaaatttatgtgtctaaactttgttagtgttgtttctttgcaattcttttacccttcttggtcagagcgatgtagcgggagctgcaagcttcacgtgtctcaactttgtcagagaactttggcaaagttatctgtggtacccatgagttactgttgcgtgtgggaagtgggtgattgaacaatacgattcatgtgctttctacttcgccagaaatcttcgacagaatgcccataatttccgcaaagctgagtgtgcgtgtgacaggtgctgacaaggctggaaaagtaggtgcctcttcgatttctgagatcagccctcgtggtctcttagcagcccagcttttgagaaagcaagcctcttcgatttctgagatcggccttcgtggtctttgagcagcccagcttttgagaaagcaaacgcctcttcgatttctgagatcgatcCTCTTGGTCTCTGAGCatcccagcttttgagaaagcaaacgcctcttcgatttctgagtaggcgccttttcgatttctgaagcttcgtcgagtgcagatttttataggggctgacattaagttccaaagcacacttgaatatccaccagtagaagctccattcttgcacttctaagatcttgatttgtccgacctcttctcttttcaacacctttgaaaatgtctggcccctccgaccgtcgttttgacttgaaccttgttgaagaggcagccccgccttctccagacaacatatggcgcccatccttcgtctcccctactggtcctcttaccgttggggattccgtaaTGAAGAAttatatgactgctgcggtagtggccaggaaccttctcactcccaaagataacagactactttccaaacggtctgatgagttggctgttaaggattctctggctctcaatgttcagtgtgcaggttctgtgtctaatatggtctaacgcctatttgctcgaacccgccaagttgaatcattggcagctgaagtgatgagtctcaaacaggagattagagggctcaagcatgagaataaatagttgcaccggctcacacatgactatgctacaaacatgaagaggaagcttgaccagatgaaggaatctgatggtcaggttttacttgatcatcagagatttgtgggtttgttccaaaggcatttattgccttcgtcttctggggctgtaccgcgtaatgaagctccaaatgatcaacctctaatgcctcctccttctagggttctgtccagtactgaggctccgaatgatccccctccggtgccttctctttttggggctctaccgactgctgagacttctcctaagcaacctttgtgaaggctccctcttgtttgtttattttaactccagtatatgtacatatttgtaacttatcgtggatatcaataaataagctttccttcatttcaacgtattgtgttaaatacaccaaagccttcttcgctaagttctttgaattttcttttgttgaagcttgtatgttgaagctttgtgagtggagcatgtaggttgaggtagtgttcccttaatttcccaagtgaggaaaacttctcggttggagacttggaaaatccaagtcactgagtgggatcggctatatgaatcttacaacgccattgtgttctgtcctgtgtcatgtcctccgttagatccaagtactctaagtcttttcttagggtctcttccaaagttttcctaggtcttcctctaccccttcggccttgaacctctgtcccatagtcgcatcttctaatcggagcgtcagtaggtcttctttgcacatgtccaaaccaccgtaaccgattttctctcatctttccttcaatttcggctactcctactttaccccggatatcctcattcctaatcttatcctttctcgtgtgcccacacatccaatgaagcatcctcatctccgctacacccattttgtgtacgtgttgatgcttcaccacccaacattctgtgccatacagcatcgccaaccttattgccgtcctataaaattttcccttgagcttcagtggcatatggcggtcacacaacacgccggatgcactcttccacttcatccatccaacttgtattctatggttgagatctccatctaattctccgttcttttgcaagatagatcctaggtaacgaaaacggtcactctttggtatttcttgatctccgatcctcacccctaactcgttttggcctccatttgcactgaacttgcactccatatattttgtctttgatcggcttaggcgaagacctttagattccaacacttttctccaaaggttaagctttgcatttaccccttcctgagtttcatctatcaacactatatcgtctgcgaaaagcatacatcaaggaatatcatcttgaatatgtcctgttaactcatccattaccaacgcaaaaaggtaaggacttaaggatgagccttgatgtaatcctacatttatgggaaagctttcggtttgtccttcttgagttcttacggcagtctttgctccttcatacatatcttgtatagcttggatatatgctactcgtactcctttcttctctaaaatcctccaaagaatgtctcttgggaccctatcatacgctttttccaaatctataaagaccatgtgtaaatcctttttcccatctctatatctttccatcaatcttcgtaagagatagattgcctccatggttgagcgccctggcatgaacccgaattggttgtccgaaacccgtgtctcttgcctcaatctatgctcaataactctctcccaaagcttcattgtatgactcattagcttaatacccctatagttcatgcaattttgtacatcgcccttattcttgtagataggcaccaaagtgctcattcgccactcatttggcatcttcttcgttttcaaaatcctattaaaaaggtcagtgagccatgttatacctgtctctcccaaaactttccacactttgattggtatatcgtctgggcctactgcttttctatgcttcatcttcttcaaagctacaaccacttcttccttccggattctacgataaaaagagtagtttctacactcttctgagttactcaactcccctaaagaagcactcctttcatgtccttcattgaaaagattatgaaaataacctttccatctgtctttaaccgcgttctctgtagcaagaacatttccatcctcatccttgatgcacctcacttggtttaggtcccttgtcttcttttcccttgctctagctagtttatagatatccaactctccttctttggtatctagtcgcttatacatatcgtcataagccgctaacttagcttctctcacagctttcttcgcctcttgcttcgcttttctatacctttcaccattttcatcggtcttatccttgtataaggctttacaacattccttcttagccttcacctttgtttgtacctcctcattccaccaccaagattccttttggtgtggggcaaagctcttggactctcctaatacctcttttgccaACTAGCCAtagaatcccacatttggttagcttccccctctctatcccacacatactgggtgattactttctctttgaaaatggcttgttagaaattaaatttttttgtgcCCTTGATTTTTTGGGGCCCCGTGATGTTGCCCTGGCTGCCCTGAGCTAGGGCCAGCCCTTGGTGGTCGACTATTCTACCCGTGACTTTGTAGAAGTTTTAAACTTGCAAAGGAAGTTACCTCGTTAGACCtgattagctttttttttttttttttttttttttttgttccttaAGCAAAATGGACTTTCacttttcttgaattttcactATTTGAAATATTCTTGTCTGTAATTGTcacctctctcctctttttctCGTATTGTAGGTTGTTCCTGGTTTTGGACACGGAGTCTTGCGTAAAACAGACCCACGATACACATGTCAAAGGGAGTTTGCATTGAAGCACATGCCTGATGATCCGCTGTTTCAGCTGGTAGGTGTAACCCTGATCGCACGGTGTGCCCTTTTTATGCACACTGCAAATCATGGTAGTAATTGCATGCATCCTTTATGAGCTAACTTAATCATTAACTTAAACAGGTCTCGAAGCTTTATGAAGTTGTGCCTCCCGTACTTACTGAACTAGGCAAGGTAATTTAATAACTTTATTTTATGAATGTAAATTATGTTATATCTTTGCCTCTGAGAATATTACTGTAATCCTTTATATTTACTGATGGAAGTGCAAAAATTTTTCTGCTCGAACCAGGATCTTTCACTTTAAAGCCTAGTGAGAAATTGAGGATTTTTACAGTCCTTATATCTGTCTTCTCCTATTAACCTTGGGACCAATCTGATGCTGATTTTATCTGGGATTTTATCATCTTTATAGGTTAAAAACCCATGGCCCAATGTAG
Proteins encoded in this region:
- the LOC126628082 gene encoding citrate synthase, mitochondrial-like isoform X1, producing the protein MVFFRSVTALSKLRSRLGQRSSLRDSVRWIQTQTSTDLDLRSQLAELIPEQQERLKKLKADYGKVQLGNITVDMVIGGMRGMTGLLWETSLLDPDEGIRFRGLSIPECQKVLPAAKPGGEPLPEGLLWLLLTGKVPSKEQVDALSKELRTRAVVPAYVYKAIDALPITAHPMTQFTTGVMALQVDSEFQKAYEKGIHKSKYWEPTFEDSLSLIAQVPVVAAYIYRRIFKDGKVRPVNDTLDYGANFSRMLGFDDPIVHELMRLYVTIHSDHEGGNVSAHTGHLVASALSDPYLSFAAALNGLAGPLHGLANQEVLLWIKSVVDEVGENVTTKQLKDYVWKTLKSGKVVPGFGHGVLRKTDPRYTCQREFALKHMPDDPLFQLVSKLYEVVPPVLTELGKVKNPWPNVDAHSGVLLNHFGLTEARYFTVLFGVSRSIGIGSQLIWDRALGLPLERPKSVTMESLENFCKKAASS
- the LOC126628082 gene encoding citrate synthase, mitochondrial-like isoform X2, whose translation is MQGIRFRGLSIPECQKVLPAAKPGGEPLPEGLLWLLLTGKVPSKEQVDALSKELRTRAVVPAYVYKAIDALPITAHPMTQFTTGVMALQVDSEFQKAYEKGIHKSKYWEPTFEDSLSLIAQVPVVAAYIYRRIFKDGKVRPVNDTLDYGANFSRMLGFDDPIVHELMRLYVTIHSDHEGGNVSAHTGHLVASALSDPYLSFAAALNGLAGPLHGLANQEVLLWIKSVVDEVGENVTTKQLKDYVWKTLKSGKVVPGFGHGVLRKTDPRYTCQREFALKHMPDDPLFQLVSKLYEVVPPVLTELGKVKNPWPNVDAHSGVLLNHFGLTEARYFTVLFGVSRSIGIGSQLIWDRALGLPLERPKSVTMESLENFCKKAASS